The genomic region TGACTGATGACCAGCACGTTGCCCTGCCTCTCCAGCTCCATTATCACCGGCTCAAGTCTCTGCACCAGATCCTGGTATGACTACAGCAACCGTGTGGAGGAAAAATAGCCGTCAGCCTCTTAACAAACAATaagattattaaatgtttttctatttatctataaatgtatttatattatctATATAGCATTGTGTAAGCCTAGTATAAACAAAAGATAACTGTGTCTCCTGTACAGATATGCATTAGACACAACAGCAGCAGAACTGTCCTTGTCGTTCAGAAACAAATTCAACTCAACACTTTCCTTAACACACAGagataaaaaatgtgtttatttctgtttctacAGTAATAAAGCACGGGAACAGTGCTGGTGATGCTCACCTCCCCTCCTGAGTAGCGGTAATTATATTTGTCCTGATCTCTCAAAGCAAATTCTTCAGGATACTTCTGCTTGATCATGTCGTAGGACATTTCCTCACAGATGCCCTTAAAGCAACAAAAAACCCATGTAATCTCACAATAAACATGCTATAAATCTGTAAACTCATAATAAACCTGCTTTAAACTCACAATAAACACGCAATAAACATGCTATAAACCTGCTGTAAACTCACCATAAACCTGCCGTAAACTCACAATAAACCTACTATAAACTCACAATAAACATGCTATAAACCTGCTGTAAACTCAcaataaaaatgctataaaCCTGCTGTAAACTCACAATAAACCTGCTAGAAACCTGCTGTAAACTCACAATAAACATGCTATAAACCTGCTGTAAACTCACAATAAACATGCTATAAACCTGCTGTAAACTCATTATAAACCTGCTATAAACCTGCTGTAAACTCACAATAAACCTGCTGTAAACTCATTATAAACCTGCTGTAAACTCACAATAAACCTGCTATAAACCTGCTGTAAACTCATTATAAACCTGCTGTAAACTCACAATAAACCTGCTATAAACCTGCTGTAAACTCATTATAAACTTACTGTAAACCTGCTTTAAACTCACTATAAACTCGCTGTAAACTTACTGCAAACGCACTATAAAACTGCTGTAAAATCATTGCAAACTTGCTGCAAACTCACTGTAAACTTGCTGCAAACTTGCTATAAACCTGCTGTAAACTTGCTGTAAACTCACTGTAAACTTGCTATAAACCTGATGTAAACTCGCTGTAAACTCACTGTAAACTTGCTATAAACCTGACATAAACTCGCTGTAAAGTTGCTGCAAACTCACTGTAAACTTGCTATAAACCTGACATAAACTCGCTGTAAACTCACTGTAAACTTGCTATAAACCTGATGTAAACTCGCTGTAAACTTGCTGTAAACTCACTGTAAACTTGCTATAAACCTGATGTCAACCTGTTGTAAACTCGCTACATACTCGCTACAAACTCactgtaataataaatgtaaaactatTAGCAAAACCCTTAAAATACTTTAGCAAATGCAAAAATCTTAGTTATGCGCTGGTAAACTTACAACCCTTATGAAAGTTTTTGTAAACTCTTGGAGAGAATAAAACCCATGGAAAACCCCTGCTTCACACTTAATACATGCCCAATCTTTACTAAACACAGAACTCCTGTTAAACATGGAGGCGTTGTTAGAGCCCTCGCCCTGTAGAGGGTCTGAAATGGCTGTAGCAGGTGTCATGTGGAGGCGTTCTGACTCACAGCATCAATCTCGTTGAGGATTTTCCACTGTTCGTATGGAACGCCTAGAGCCTCGGCCGTCTGGATGGTGCACTTCAGCTGGCTCGTCCACACCTTCAGATCCACCAGCTGCTGGTCCACTACGAAATTTCGCAGAGCCACagcaaactgcacacacacgcacacaataaacacacaacacacacacaatcacacccaGATGGTCGGATTTGGTTCAGACCCAACTCAGTAGTTACACACTAATACTAATCCCCCTCACACACCACAGCTTAttagtggagtaaaaacactgtgGTTAAATACGTTTACCCAGCCGCAGACGACTCAGATCTGCGTAGTAACGTGAATAATAAATACCATGACATCATTTCCTGATGTCCTGAATTCAGGATTGACACCAGTACAGTGATGACGTATTCATTTCCTCTTATTCAGTAGTATGTGTATGTACACAAAATTCAGAACCTGTGTTTGAATTCAGTAGCTCAGCAGTAAAAGTGCATGAAATGTCGCACATGATGTCTTACTCTACATGTGTCAGAGTTTCCTAAGCTACGTTAAACCTCGCTGAGTTGAGTAACAATGTCGGGGCTTTGCTAGTTTCACGGTAGGGATTAACTGATGTCACTCTGACTGTGAAGGATGAAAACAATCCTGCTTTATCTGATTGAACCATAAGGACTTTCATATATTTTGCCCTTTATTCTGATGAGATTATCTTTACAAGTGGTACGTGAGGTTATTCCAGTCACAGCTGGTCATGATATTAAATGTGAGGGCGACAACCTATCAAAAACATCTACCCAAAGCACAACAACGAAACTGTTATTACCACTGAACAATGCATTATAGGATTATGTCACTGACGGCTTAATAAGAATTACGATGTCtgtttatttcttatattatttattatttttcactcTCACTCTGTACTTCAGCCATTCGGAAATATGAAAACTGTGCTACTTATAAACTAGTAattgtaataacaataataataatatataacacTAGCAGAACGTTAAAGAAGACTATGAGGAATGGTGTGTGTTTCGGTGAATGCAATCGTCCACCTCTTTCCCGTGAGCGGACAGGCCCGAGTCGCCCCCGATCAGACGCTGCACGTTGTGTTCATTCTCTCCATGACGGCAGAAGTagatggtgtgtttgtgcacCTGGATATTCATTAGGTAGTACACGATCTTGCTCTGGATGTAATCCTGCACGCGGTTCACCAGGAAACGCTGGCCTACGTTGATCACCTGGATGAAAGAGCGCTCTCTGCGAACACAACGTTGATTTCTTTTCAAGTTTTCCATTAcgtataatatttaattatttgctgGATCATGTGTAAAGAGGATAAACACAGCTCTATTGCCTGTTGAGCTTTAAAATGTTCAGTCTAATGAATCCGGCTTGTCTGTGTATGTGGTTATCactgcgtgtgtgcgtgtgtgtgtctgtgtgtgtgtgtgatgaatcaCAGcccataaaaatatgaatgtcTTCAAAGGCTTGGGAGTCTCTTCTCTGGAATTCTGATCGTATCTGACTGCTTCCTGTCCCCTTGAGCTTTCTGTTTTAGTTATCCGAAGATTTATTGAGAAGAGGAGTGATACACTGAGACAAATCATCCCTATTCCCACAAATAAATCCAGGAAAATGAGTAAAACTGGATAAACCAACTGTTTCACAATAACCACAActggaggaaacacacacactggcctGAGTCTTGAGATGAAAACACAAATCGCAGCTTGTACACGTGGACACGTGATCTTTATCTCCCCCTGCTGGTCAAATCTCAACACTACACCAACAAACACACGTTCTTACTTGTCATGTTGGTCTGGGTCTAATGGCTGATATGTGACTTTGTAGCACTCGATTCTCTTCAGAAAGTCCTCCATGACGCTCTCGCGGTCTCTCTTGGGATAGTCCGGACTCGACACCTTCACGTCCTGGCGTACAGTAAAGTAGATTTCATCGTTTATTACGTGATCTTATTTTACATAACTTATTATAAATTCTATTTGCTAACAACATattacttccatccatccatccatccatcatttgTTATGAGTCATCCGAATACAgatatggtcatgtgaccaaagCTACTTTATAACGACATCTATTAATCAACGATAACATCCTactgtggtgcttgaaagtttgtgaaccctttagaatattctgcataaatatgacctaaaacatcaatcagattttcacacaagcgcTCAAAGTAGccagaaatattatacttggtcatgtatttattgaggaaaatgatccaatattacatatctgtgagtggctaAAGTATGTGAAAGTTTGCTATCAATATCCGGTGtcacccccttgtgcagcaataactgcgaCTAAATGCTTAAGCTAACTGTTGATGAGTCCTGcgcattggcttggaggaattttatcccgttcctcagaaCAGAACAGCTTAAACTCTGGAATGTTTGTGGGATTCATCAATGAACTGCTTGTTCTCCTTTGTTCGtgtcatgatacacttccacaaacttGTGCTgtgactctgatagatccctggtctttaaataaaacagggcgctcgctcacacctgatcgtcgtcccattgattgaaaacacctgactataatttcaccttcacactaactgctATTCCTAgacattcacatacttttacccctcacataTATGCGATATTGGATCGTTtttctcagtaaataaatgacaaagtataatatttttgcctcatttgtttaattgggttgtctttgtctacttttaggactcttgtgaaaatctgatgttttgggtcatatttatgtatatgcTCAATGTTTTATATGTTGTTTCATATCTGATTTCAGTTTATTTGTGGCTTCATCAGTATACACTATTAATACGTCGCCTACTGGATATCTCTTGAACTGCAATAACAAATATACTTTAAATTAGGTTTAATTATGAGCCGTAAATATTGTTTCTAAGGGTGGATTTGAAAAGGAGctttaatatctatctatctatctatccatctatctatctatccatgaTTCTgtacacataaacatacacacagacatcacTAAGCTTCCCATTAATTATGCAGTACGTCACTGTTTTAGTTCAGAGCCGTGCAGAGATTCGTTCAGTGCAGTAAACATACCATTATATTTTCAGCGATGACATCTGGATCGTCGCAGATCGACTCGACAAAAAACACCTGGAAGGAACGAGCAAAGTTTTCATACGAGAACACAAACAACAGTCTGACGTTGTCATTTCACGGCCTGTTCTTTCATCATTTCCTTTCGCTCACGCAACAAACCACCGTATTAATGGCACTTGTGATACTGACACTCTATAGAAACATCCAACAACATAACAAGTGCACATGTTATACACATTACGATATATTGTGTATAAAGGCAGGCAATGTGGCGCTTCTTTGCATTACTGTAATATATGCATTTTTAACAAAACGTGAAAGCTATCAAatcaattattttatattgtcatTTCTAAGTTGTAATCGTTAGGCCTCAGTGGTATTTAAAATGCTGTATAAGAAAGCATTCTTAATTATTTAAGAATtcacagctccagaattattggcacccctgggGGATCTGAAGTGAGTGCTTCTAAATTAAAGGGTGTAGTCTCAGATTACAAAATGCAGGAGTGCCAATAACTCTGACCGAATAGATCCAATTTGTGTAACACTTTTGAAACCTTTCCGCTTGTAATTTTAGCGAAAATGTCTGTTATTCTTTCCAGGTCACATATGTGCCTACAAAAATCCCTTGAGTAGCTAAAGGTGATTCAAGCTGTAACCACTTTCATTTGCTTgctgctaataaaaaaaacattaaaaaaaaatttataaacaaGGTTTTTATTTGCCTTAGAATGAattgatttaaatgaaatgagttGAGATTTTACTAATTGAACCACGAAGccattttttttgcttaaactttttttttaatgtatggaCCAAGGGCACCAATAATTTTGAAGCTGACTGTAAAAACGCATAGGAGTCTCTGACCTTATACTGGTTCTCCTGGGCGAACTCCAGGATGAGATCTCGCCTCTCTCGAGTCGTGTTCGTGGCATCAAACACCTGCAGACGTGTAAACGCAAGAGATCACTTCAcgatgctgtttaaaaaaaataataataataaaatctcagtgGACGAAATCtggatgaaaataaaatcaggaACAAGACTAAACTTCATAAAGTGAAACAATATGACCTGGATTGTTCCTTCTACTCAATTTTATTATCCAACTATCTATAAGAGTTCATGAGCGCGTTCTCGGTTGACGTCTAAGGGGGGAAAGTATTTAATATTCTGGAATCGAGTAGCAttttcatgatttatttatttatttttacacatttatatgcTTGACAGATGTGATATAGAGAAATATAGCAGTGAAAGAGCAGTTTAAAGTAAACGGGAAGCTCACGGCGATCTGTCCGCCCTCGTCGTTTAGGTAACTCTTCACGTCCTGCAGAGCCACGAGAGCGCACTTTCTGAGGAGACACAATCAGCAAACAATCAATACCCAGGACTCAAACTCCATTATCGTTCGTTACTATAcgagtaacagctcattcacagaggCTTATACGTTTGTAGACTTCaggttttctgacatcttcacgacagaagagtttacgctttgtgggttttttttttctctcggtGACACGAGAAGCTgctttctgtcttattaacaaatgatgggaaaaaaagaggTGACAGAACGAATGTTTATAGTTGCCATAATCaagggataacaggaactaactcgtttcacagcattaaagtAACTACGAAggggataaaaagtatgacgtatCGTTCTCGTAACCGATCGTTGGGAAACAGCTgtagtacaagaggaataaaacactttgcgaCATGCTGctgatggaaaataatcaacttcaggaagGTAACAGCAACGCCGCTTCATTGCGCCACTCCACAGCTGcttgttttcctataactgcacataataacatataataatTCGAGTTCGCTTTGTAGATGCTTGTAAGTCTGGACGGACGCGATCGCTTAAcgagggcgccaatacttttgctatTAAATGTACAGTTATAATGTGGAACATTAAAAGGTCGCTCCCTCACTTCCTGATCCTCATGGCCTCGGCATTGTCGTGTCTGAAGAAGTCGAAGGATTTATATGAGCGCACGGCCTCACGCCGGTACTCGCCCAGGTTAAACACTgcatggaacacacacacacacacacacacacacacacagcagtcagAATCTCATGTAAATGCAGGGTTACAATTGATTgattccatttttaaaattttataattcatttttcGAGCACCTTTTGTGGGCACTCCGATCCAGTTGAGGTAGCGAGTCAGCTTCTTCGACATGTAGGTCTTGCCTCTGGCGGGGAGGCCGATCATGACGATCAGCATGGACGAGTTGGTCATGTAGGACGCCCACGCTGAAGAGAATAAGTGCAAAACAGTAATTCATATGCATTTTCCACAACGTGACATTATTTCTGTGGGCGGGACTTCTGTTTCTGTATATTTTCTCTATCCGCCTTCCTTATATGGTCATTGCTTCCTGTTCTCTCCTAAAACCTGTTCTTCCTTATATGGTCATCGCTTCCTGTTCTCTCCTAAAACCGCTTCAGAAATTGAATGTTTCATCGTCTCCTTAAAGTCAGGGTTGCCGAGCATTCAGGTTTCCTATCAGCGTTAAGGTTTCATTCTGAGGCACGGAAGCGAAAAGTGTGTTTTCCGTCCCACACACCCGGTACGCGTGGGACAAAAGTCCACTAAGCTGCTACCCAGCAACGAGGCATCTGTGTTTGCTTTCAAATTCAATTTCGAGTGGCTTATTCGTTTGAAATGTGAGGTTTGGGAATAATTAAAACGGCCAAATTGAATTCTTTACTTCCTGCTATCAGATGTCATCCACTCTGGAGTCTGTGCTGTGAAGGTTCTAAAGGTTTTCTGTTTCAGCATCGTTCCTCACTGTCTGACTTCCTGTCATGCAGACATCAGCTTACAGACTTCCTTTCTTGACTCCACGGAAATAATACTGCATATTGCTAAACGGTGCTATGACAACTGCAGTATAGCTGCAGTCCGGTGGTAAAGTTACAGCACTTTACCAAAGGGCTGACACCGacgactccttccataaatgttaaataaacatgtcctcACGGAAAATTTATCATATCACCAGTCACACATGGTTTCACTTACAGCATTTCTTCTCGCTGGTTCTTGGCT from Ictalurus furcatus strain D&B chromosome 15, Billie_1.0, whole genome shotgun sequence harbors:
- the pfkfb2a gene encoding 6-phosphofructo-2-kinase/fructose-2,6-bisphosphatase 2a isoform X2, which translates into the protein MQRAMEMNNRKCEPRTSEKKCSWASYMTNSSMLIVMIGLPARGKTYMSKKLTRYLNWIGVPTKVFNLGEYRREAVRSYKSFDFFRHDNAEAMRIRKKCALVALQDVKSYLNDEGGQIAVFDATNTTRERRDLILEFAQENQYKVFFVESICDDPDVIAENIMDVKVSSPDYPKRDRESVMEDFLKRIECYKVTYQPLDPDQHDKERSFIQVINVGQRFLVNRVQDYIQSKIVYYLMNIQVHKHTIYFCRHGENEHNVQRLIGGDSGLSAHGKEFAVALRNFVVDQQLVDLKVWTSQLKCTIQTAEALGVPYEQWKILNEIDAGICEEMSYDMIKQKYPEEFALRDQDKYNYRYSGGESYQDLVQRLEPVIMELERQGNVLVISHQAVMRCLLAYFLDISADDLPYLRCPLHVVLKLTPVAYGCKVDMFDLKVEAVNTHRNRPLANSKQEVMVRRNSFTPMSSQDQVKRPRVFSVGNPPCTPLPPSLSSTDVFEAQENDELAEKQV
- the pfkfb2a gene encoding 6-phosphofructo-2-kinase/fructose-2,6-bisphosphatase 2a isoform X1, with the protein product MQRAMEMNNRKCEPRTSEKKCSWASYMTNSSMLIVMIGLPARGKTYMSKKLTRYLNWIGVPTKVFNLGEYRREAVRSYKSFDFFRHDNAEAMRIRKKCALVALQDVKSYLNDEGGQIAVFDATNTTRERRDLILEFAQENQYKVFFVESICDDPDVIAENIMDVKVSSPDYPKRDRESVMEDFLKRIECYKVTYQPLDPDQHDKERSFIQVINVGQRFLVNRVQDYIQSKIVYYLMNIQVHKHTIYFCRHGENEHNVQRLIGGDSGLSAHGKEFAVALRNFVVDQQLVDLKVWTSQLKCTIQTAEALGVPYEQWKILNEIDAGICEEMSYDMIKQKYPEEFALRDQDKYNYRYSGGESYQDLVQRLEPVIMELERQGNVLVISHQAVMRCLLAYFLDISADDLPYLRCPLHVVLKLTPVAYGCKVDMFDLKVEAVNTHRNRPLANSKQEVMVRRNSFTPMSSQDQVKRPRVFSVGNPPCTPLPPSLSSTDVFEAQENDELAEKQETLNWSSPGD